One stretch of Pyrenophora tritici-repentis strain M4 chromosome 4, whole genome shotgun sequence DNA includes these proteins:
- a CDS encoding MVIN domain containing protein, producing the protein MATSSSTSSHLPSAPQPQHRHPYQMLHSKDGRDSDTSHSEERDEPQEATNNDAELSWKKLAKQDLTPSRHRDTYIGALLFNISAFILPALYTTLSKLWVAHIDSSMVVTTDTFTYIGVVAEVLNEGLPRASYLVIGDKANREYRSRLQLTHTLILFQGVLGLIMSIAFVAGASTFARGFVPSEVRAASVTYVRISAFSAFASAVEYAVGASTRALDKPDVPLLINGVKFAVNILLDLILISRFHVRGVTPSVNMQAAISLACSLSSALAGLGYFIWITRFASESEDGEGQTTTTKPSVASLRTLAKPGIVFFVESAIRNALYLWLVHGIVDLGRDYATAWGVFSTIRWGLVMVPVMALEATTLTFIGHSWGQFRASSLGDESGRRHNTKPEATRRQIWSVARWVLYSIAIVLVVEIPLCFSMAFRGAGQFARYLSGSDEVAKIVARMWRTVDWCYILYGVSTQLAAVLAATRPRC; encoded by the exons ATGGCCACCTCttcctccacctcctcccATTTGCCGTCTGCACCTCAACCTCAACACCGACATCCGTACCAGATGTTGCACTCAAAGGACGGCCGCGATAGCGACACGTCGCACAGCGAGGAGCGCGATGAACCACAAGAAGCGACTAATAATGACGCCGAACTATCATGGAAGAAGCTCGCGAAGCAGGATCTAACACCCTCTCGCCACCGCGATAC ATACATCGGCGCACTCTTATTCAACATCAGCGCCTTCATCCTCCCAGCCCTCTACACCACCCTCTCCAAGCTCTGGGTCGCGCACATTGACTCCTCTATGGTCGTAACAACAGACACCTTCACCTACATCGGCGTCGTCGCAGAGGTGCTAAACGAAGGTTTACCACGCGCGTCCTACCTGGTCATCGGCGACAAGGCCAATCGGGAGTATCGGTCTCGACTGCAGTTGACACACACGCTTATTCTGTTCCAGGGCGTGTTAGGTCTAATCATGAGTATCGCTTTTGTAGCCGGCGCGTCTACTTTTGCTAGGGGTTTCGTTCCTAGCGAAGTCCGCGCTGCGAGCGTTACGTATGTGCGTATATCAGCTTTTTCGGCGTTTGCGTCGGCGGTCGAGTATGCGGTTGGTGCGTCGACGCGTGCGCTGGATAAACCTGATGTACCGCTGCTTATCAACGGGGTCAAGTTTGCGGTGAATATCTTGTTGGATCTTATTCTTATATCTAGGTTTCACGTAAGAGGTGTCACGCCGAGTGTTAATATGCAGGCTGCTATCTCGCTCGCGTGTAGTCTCTCTTCTGCGCTAGCGGGTCTGGGCTACTTTATCTGGATCACGAGGTTTGCGTCAGAGTCAGAGGATGGTGAAGGGcagacgacgacgacaaaGCCGTCGGTGGCTTCACTGCGGACGTTGGCGAAACCGGGGATTGTGTTTTTTGTCGAATCCGCGATTCGCAATGCGTTGTATCTGTGGTTGGTTCATGGGATTGTGGATCTTGGGAGGGATTATGCGACTGCGTGGGGGGTGTTTTCGACAATCCGATGGGGCTTGGTTATGGTTCCTGTCATGGCGCTTGAAGCTACCACGCTCACGTTTATCGGCCATTCATGGGGACAGTTCCGCGCCTCCTCGCTCGGTGACGAATCTGGGCGGCGCCACAATACGAAACCAGAAGCGACGAGGCGCCAGATCTGGAGTGTGGCGCGGTGGGTGCTTTACTCCATCGCCATAGTCCTGGTTGTCGAGATTCCTCTTTGCTTCTCCATGGCGTTCCGCGGCGCGGGCCAGTTTGCAAGATACCTTTCTGGCTCGGACGAGGTGGCTAAGATTGTGGCGCGCATGTGGCGGACGGTTGATTGGTGCTATATTCTCTATGGCGTCTCCACTCAACTTGCCGCTGTCCTTGCTGCCACAAGGCCTAGgtgttaa
- a CDS encoding Dimer-Tnp-hAT domain containing protein, whose amino-acid sequence MPAKRTCVNALEIATTSKRPRVAARHRGTASQPVLVDTQPFSPSPPPPPLSPRQALVAAPQAPNFEATLRESRAEETIIPPPKGSEHATVAASGAASEAVDKGFSRYPKHCKPPTSLSNRASWVYSHGYRIALRSNVAKVTWICHYCYKHKFTTVGRGIHNVSQSPSAPARHLGEDKKVHGLKPPTSVEAERALWASYNSVSRYVIRLYNYLLLKVIASLSESMSKVYVSFDGWTTKGGKRGYLGIVAHYVDSSGELRDLPIALPQLTGAYTGEAMAEVVMAIFKQFEITVGKLGYFVLDNAHNNNTTINTLALQIGFSATEHRLRCGPYTLNLIGQMLLWGEEKESYDNEETERVNEAENMATWRGDGPLGVLVAVINYIKTPQQYALFEKYQKLAIRDQPVNAPTEQHKIKEPVKLVVTRYNSYVSCFKRAKIETEDAYARSRNNKLPAAPDWMRSDGINAHDWQVIAEYIDVLRPLKQATKRLEGRGKSGAFGAIAEVILVFEYLLGVYEDRLQSYEDVIYDEHTESPEDHLAINLRAALVKAREYYNKLDLSPAYYAVIILHPRYKSYLDAAWADKPDWLESSNRKFQHLWAEYKSLPKPRLRSKVRHNDIEDAINSFIKPAGLTENEEDEYEA is encoded by the exons atgccagcaaaaagaacatgcgttaatgctctagaaatcgcgacaacttcgaagcgccctagagtcgcagcgcgtcatcgcgggactgccagccaacctgtgctagtcgatactcagccattctcaccatctccacctcctccaccgctgtcgccgcgtcaagctctcgttgccgcgccacaagcaccaaattttgaagcgaccctccgagagtcgcgcgccgaagagacgatcatcccaccacctaagggcagcgagcatgccactgttgcagcttcaggagcagctagcgaggctgtcgacaAGGGTTTC agtcgctacccaaagcactgcaagccgcccacatcactttcgaaccgagcaagctgggtatacagccatggctatcgcatcgccttgcgcagcaacgtcgcaaaagttacgtggatctgccactattgctataagcacaagttcactactgttggccgtggcatacataacgtctcgcagtctccatcagcgccagcacgtcatctcggagaagacaagaaagttcatggcttgaagcctccaa ctagcgtagaggcagaacgagccttGTGGGCATCttataacagcgtctcacgatacgttatacgcctgtacaactacctgttactAAAGGTTatcgcaagcctttcagaatcaatgagcaaagtctatgtaagctttgacggatggacgacaaaaggtggcaagcgcggttacttaggtatcgtcgcccactacgttgatagctctggcgagctcagggacttgcctattgcgctcccacaactgacaggtgcctacaccggcgaggctatggctgaggtcgtgatggcaatattcaagcagttcgaaatcactgtgggcaagctcggttacttcgtcctcgacaacgcacataacaacaacaccacgattaacactctcgccttgcagatagGCTTTAGCGCTACTGAGCatcgccttcgctgcggtccttatacgcttaatctcattggccagatgctactctggggtgaggagaaagagtcctacgacaacgaggagactgagcgcgtgaacgaagctgagaatatggctacttggcgaggcgatggaccattaggagtgcttGTCGCGGTTATtaactacatcaaaacaccacaacagtacgctctttttgagaagtatcagaagctcgctattagggaccagcctgtcaacgcgccaacagaacagcacaaaatcaaggagcccgttAAGCTAGTTGTTACTCGCTAtaactcttacgtttcgtgttttaagcgcgct aagattgaaactgaagacgcgtacgcccgaagtcgtaacaacaagctgcctgcagcgccggattggatgaggtctgatgggatcaatgcccatgactggcaggtgattgctgagtatattgatgtgcttAGGCCACtaaaacaagctacaaaacggcttgaaggccgcggcaaaagcggtgcttttggagcaatcgctgaggttattctagtatttgaatacttacttggagtctatgaggaccgcttgcaaagctatgaagacgtcatttatgatgagcatacagagtcacccgaagaccaccttgctatcaacctccgcgctgccctagttaaagcccgcgagtactacaacaagctcgacctctcgccagcttactatgctgttataatccttcatcctcgctacaaaagctaccttgacgcagcgtgggcggataagcctgattggctagagagcagcaaccgcaagtttcaacatttgtgggcggagtacaaaagcttaccgaagccgcgcttacgctCTAAAGTTaggcacaatgatatagaAGACGCTATTAACAGCTTTATTAAGCCggcagggcttacggagaacgaggaggatgaatatgaggcttag
- a CDS encoding DDE-3 multi-domain protein, producing MPGTGHRLQPAVLQAILDRIAACESDRAISRATGASRNTVAKLRLSLEFWGVPYPPRCVRLGRPSILRQAQREGLQAYLNGSPGAYMDEMRDFLYDEYDVRISLASVYRELEKMRWSRKLATKRAKEQSEPLRRLYLARMAQHYKAEQIVALDESACNERTGDRKYGWSPIGEPVELSHSFRRSERWSLLPAMTIDGYISYKIFQGAITSEILEDFLEFQVLPFCNPHPGPASVIVLDNASIHRSERVRVLCQSAGVLLEYLPPYSPDFNPIEKSFKQLKGWMKRNSAQAENFIDFRVFLEYAAQLVCCNINCRSWFHRCGYPY from the coding sequence atgccaggcaccggccaccgcttgcagcccgctgttctccaggctatcctcgaccgaattgctgcctgcgaaagtgatcgagccatctctagagctacaggtgcgagccgtaacacagtagcaaagctgaggttgagcttagagttttggggcgtgccttatccgccgcgctgcgttcgacttgggcggccatctatactccggcaagctcagcgcgaaggccttcaggcatacctcaatggctcaccgggcgcatacatggatgagatgagggacttcttgtacgacgagtacgacgttaggataagccttgcgagcgtttaccgagagctagagaagatgagatggtctcgcaagcttgcaacaaagcgggcaaaggagcagagtgagccactccgccgcctctatcttgccaggatggcgcaacactataaggcggagcagatcgttgcgttggacgagagcgcctgcaatgagcgtacgggcgaccgcaagtatggctggtctccaatcggggagccggtggagctatcacacagcttcaggcgatcagaacggtggtcgctgctgccagccatgacgatagatggctacataagctataagatctttcaaggcgcgattacatctgagatcctagaagacttcttagagtttcaagtgctgccgttctgcaatcctcacccagggccagcctcagtaatcgtgcttgataacgcctccatccatcgatcagagcgtgtacgggtgctttgccaaagtgctggagtactccttgagtatctgccgccatactcaccagatttcaaccccatcgagaagagctttaagcagctcaaggggtggatgaaaaggaattcagcgcaagcggagaacttcattgactttcgggtctttcttgagtatgcagcgcagctggtgtgctgtaatattaactgcagaagctggttccataggtgtggctatccctattaa